A region from the Kribbella shirazensis genome encodes:
- a CDS encoding DUF427 domain-containing protein, producing MSTYPEVFVPPGGTAPVPRRVRAMLDGRVVLDTTDAIYLWEFPPYPQYYVPLADVAHGVLTDTGETREFAHGVARVHTAGSGHAWVYDEGVAKDRVRFQWDALDSWFEEDEEVFVHPRNPYSRVDAVKSTRHIQVAADNQVLADSNATVIVFETGLPPRYYFPRTSVNFEHLTPTDRITACPYKGRTSAYWSLPEVLDVAWSYDFPTAPLLPIAGHVAFFNESVDITIDGVPQERPVTPFSNPTLRATDGNVNTR from the coding sequence ATGAGCACCTACCCCGAAGTCTTTGTACCGCCGGGTGGTACCGCGCCCGTCCCCCGGCGGGTCCGCGCGATGCTCGACGGGCGCGTCGTCCTCGACACGACGGACGCGATCTACCTGTGGGAGTTCCCGCCGTACCCGCAGTACTACGTCCCACTCGCGGACGTCGCTCACGGCGTGCTGACCGACACCGGCGAGACGAGGGAGTTCGCGCACGGTGTCGCGCGCGTGCACACCGCGGGATCCGGACACGCCTGGGTGTACGACGAGGGCGTCGCAAAGGACCGCGTCCGCTTCCAGTGGGACGCTCTGGACAGCTGGTTCGAGGAAGACGAGGAAGTCTTCGTCCACCCCAGGAACCCGTACTCCCGCGTGGACGCAGTCAAGTCGACCCGGCACATCCAGGTTGCCGCGGACAACCAGGTCCTCGCCGACTCGAACGCGACCGTCATCGTCTTCGAGACCGGGCTGCCACCGCGCTACTACTTTCCACGGACCTCCGTGAACTTCGAGCACCTGACCCCCACCGACAGGATCACCGCCTGCCCGTACAAGGGCCGCACCTCGGCGTACTGGTCACTCCCGGAAGTACTCGACGTAGCCTGGTCCTACGACTTCCCGACCGCACCCCTGCTGCCGATCGCCGGCCACGTCGCGTTCTTCAACGAGAGCGTCGACATCACCATCGACGGCGTACCGCAGGAGCGCCCGGTCACCCCGTTCTCGAACCCAACTCTGCGAGCAACCGATGGAAATGTGAACACTCGGTGA
- a CDS encoding nuclear transport factor 2 family protein, with the protein MAELSQRSAREVLDDHLNVTNDWVGGSLEELLAEDLRRNVSEDIVILINRGTFRGHAGVRELAVMLADELPDHAAFDYTYVAAEGNIGFLEWAYQDSKVQVRDGADSYVIEDGKIVAQTIHYTVEPR; encoded by the coding sequence GTGGCGGAGTTGAGTCAGCGATCGGCACGTGAGGTGCTGGACGATCATCTGAATGTTACGAACGACTGGGTGGGTGGGTCGTTGGAGGAGCTGCTGGCCGAGGACCTGCGGCGGAACGTGTCCGAGGACATCGTGATCCTGATCAACCGCGGCACGTTCCGCGGGCACGCAGGCGTCCGGGAGCTTGCGGTGATGCTCGCCGACGAGCTGCCGGACCACGCGGCGTTCGACTACACCTACGTGGCCGCCGAGGGCAACATCGGCTTCCTGGAGTGGGCCTACCAGGACTCGAAGGTCCAGGTCCGCGACGGCGCCGACTCGTACGTGATCGAGGACGGCAAGATCGTTGCCCAGACCATCCACTACACCGTCGAACCACGCTGA